The following are encoded together in the Phaseolus vulgaris cultivar G19833 chromosome 9, P. vulgaris v2.0, whole genome shotgun sequence genome:
- the LOC137822947 gene encoding bark storage protein A-like yields the protein MIEAFVSIKRNTLFSYFTSSIVPARKPGIKMEGGGRVVYMFLAAFLCFNIAQHAFVSCALTSELQRKIAEANQEGPYLGLVIPITFELHPLLQNPAYTASDTIIDLAGRRFRFGAIGEKPVILVMTGLSIINAAITTQLLLSFFAIEGVVHYGIAGNANPSLHVGDVTIPQHWAHLGLWSWQRYGLGPDDKLPLENNGDYTRNIGFLNFADFTSNVSADISADNQLNNIWFQPEEIFPVDGIPEERQHAFWVPIDPNYYHIAKKLQDLELERCINSTTCLTSIPKVEFVKRGISQSIYVDNSAYRTFMYNKFEASPVDMETASVALVCHQQRLPFIAIRAVSDLAGGGSAGANEADTFLSIAATNAVSVVIEFVKLLSLHS from the exons ATGATTGAGGCCTTTGTTTCTATAAAACGGAACACTCTCTTCTCTTATTTCACATCTTCAATAGTTCCTGCTCGGAAACCAGGGATAAAGATGGAAGGTGGTGGTAGAGTCGTGTACATGTTTCTGGCGGCATTTTTGTGCTTTAATATTGCTCAACATGCTTTTGTAAGTTGTGCTTTGACATCTGAGTTGCAGAGAAAAATTGCAGAAGCTAACCAAGAGGGGCCTTATCTAGGTTTAGTCATACCAATTACTTTTGAACTTCACCCTCTTCTTCAGAACCCAGCCTACACAGCCAGTGACACCATAATAGACTTAGCAG GAAGGAGATTTCGGTTTGGAGCCATTGGTGAGAAGCCTGTAATACTGGTGATGACAGGGTTGAGCATT ATAAATGCAGCCATAACAACTCAGCTTCTGCTGAGTTTCTTCGCAATAGAAGGAGTGGTTCATTACGGCATTGCTGGAAATGCAAACCCTTCCTTGCATGTTGGAGATGTAACCATTCCCCAACACTGGGCTCATCTAGGACTTTGGAGTTGgcag AGATATGGACTAGGACCTGATGATAAATTACCCTTGGAAAACAATGGAGACTACACCAGAAATATAGGGTTCTTGAATTTTGCAGATTTCACCTCAAACGTAAGTGCAGACATTTCAGCTGACAACCAGCTAAACAATATATGGTTCCAACCAGAGGAAATCTTTCCCGTTGATGGCATTCCGGAAGAAAGGCAACATGCCTTCTGGGTTCCAATTGATCCCAACTACTACCACATTGCTAAAAAATTGCAG GACTTGGAGCTTGAGAGATGCATAAACTCGACGACATGCTTAACCTCAATACCGAAGGTGGAGTTTGTGAAGAGAGGAATTAGCCAAAGCATCTACGTTGACAATTCAGCATACAGAACATTCATGTACAACAAATTTGAAGCGAGTCCAGTGGACATGGAAACTGCATCCGTGGCTCTTGTATGCCATCAACAGAGGCTACCCTTCATTGCTATTAGAGCTGTCTCCGACTTGGCCGGTGGTGGCTCCGCCGGAGCCAACGAAGCTGATACGTTCTTGTCCATCGCCGCCACTAATGCTGTCAGCGTCGTCATTGAGTTCGTTAAGCTCTTGTCGCTCCACTCTTAG
- the LOC137822939 gene encoding protein NRT1/ PTR FAMILY 1.2 isoform X2, whose translation MVCCLKFHPIHWCCPCRLLCGSIFHDCFWICSKPTVSVMNYNNNQWPALWCTVCVSIKPVNQSCFLALVCVGAVQGMVLLWLTTLIPLSKPLCNQFTDSCHNSPTTIHLLILHSSFALMSIGAGGIRSSSLAFGVDQLSKSDRDAGIQESYFSCYYAAVSMASLIGLTVVVYIQDYMGWAVGFGIPVILMLIATVSFFLASPFYVMAEVKRNMLSGIAQVLVASYKNRSLQLSHETEDGTYHLEMGSDLLMPTEKLRFLNKACIIRNPLQDLTAEGRARKPWNLCTVDQVEDVKALVKVVPIWSTGIMMGVNMSQGSFLVLEASSMDRHITSNFEIPAGSFMSFMIVSLVLWVIIYDRILVPVASKIRGYPTRMGAKQKIGLGLLTSCAAIASLAIVESIRRKIATEEGYSDEAEAVVKMSALWLLPRQILNGLAEGSTVIGNNEFFLTELPRSMSSLASTLSGLGSSVANLVASFILSVVERASGGGGHESWVSSNINKGHYDYYYSLICALCFLNYIYFLYCSKSYGPCKDRRK comes from the exons ATGGTCTGCTGCCTCAAATTTCACCCCATTCATTGGTGCTGTCCTTGCAGACTCCTATGTGGGTCGATATTCCATGATTGCTTTTGGATCTGTAGCAAGCCTACTG TGTCGGTGATGAACTACAATAATAATCAGTGGCCAGCACTATGGTGTACTGTGTGTGTATCTATAAAACCAGTAAATCAGAGCTGTTTTTTGGCCCTTGTTTGTGTTGGGGCTGTGCAGGGGATGGTTCTTCTATGGTTAACAACTTTGATTCCTTTGTCAAAGCCACTTTGTAACCAATTTACCGACAGCTGCCATAACTCTCCTACAACAATTCACCTTTTGATCTTGCATTCTTCTTTTGCCCTAATGTCCATTGGAGCTGGAGGCATAAGATCATCCTCCTTGGCCTTTGGTGTTGATCAGTTGAGTAAGAGTGACAGAGATGCAGGAATCCAAGAGAGCTACTTCAGCTGCTACTATGCTGCTGTTTCAATGGCATCATTGATAGGTTTAACTGTTGTTGTTTATATTCAAGATTACATGGGGTGGGCAGTGGGGTTTGGAATTCCCGTTATCCTAATGTTAATAGCAACTGTATCATTTTTCTTAGCTTCTCCATTTTATGTAATGGCGGAGGTTAAAAGGAACATGCTAAGTGGTATAGCACAGGTCCTTGTAGCCTCTTACAAAAATAGATCTCTCCAGTTATCCCATGAAACCGAGGATGGCACATACCACCTAGAGATGGGTTCCGATCTCCTAATGCCAACTGAAAAATTAAG GTTTCTGAACAAAGCATGCATAATTAGAAATCCCTTACAAGATTTAACAGCAGAGGGAAGAGCTAGGAAACCATGGAATCTTTGCACAGTAGACCAAGTGGAAGACGTGAAGGCACTAGTGAAGGTAGTTCCAATATGGTCAACAGGAATCATGATGGGTGTGAACATGAGTCAAGGTTCCTTTCTGGTACTAGAGGCATCCTCCATGGACCGCCACATCACttcaaactttgaaattcctgcAGGCTCCTTTATGTCATTTATGATTGTATCTTTGGTACTCTGGGTTATAATCTATGACCGCATTTTAGTCCCTGTGGCATCAAAGATAAGAGGGTACCCGACAAGAATGGGAGCAAAGCAAAAAATAGGACTTGGTCTTTTAACTAGTTGCGCAGCAATTGCATCCCTTGCAATTGTAGAGAGCATCAGAAGAAAAATTGCTACTGAGGAAGGGTATTCTGATGAAGCAGAAGCTGTGGTGAAAATGTCTGCTTTGTGGCTTTTGCCTCGCCAAATCCTTAATGGATTGGCTGAGGGGTCAACTGTAATAGGAAACAATGAGTTTTTCCTCACTGAGCTACCTCGATCTATGTCTAGTCTTGCTTCCACTCTTAGTGGCCTTGGATCTTCTGTTGCAAATTTGGTAGCAAGTTTCATTCTGAGTGTTGTTGAGAGGGCTAGTGGAGGTGGAGGACATGAGAGTTGGGTTTCAAGCAACATAAACAAGGGTCACTATGACTACTACTATAGTTTAATCTGTGCTTTGTgttttctaaattatatatattttctctaCTGTAGTAAATCTTATGGTCCTTGTAAGGATAGAAGAAAATAG
- the LOC137822939 gene encoding protein NRT1/ PTR FAMILY 1.2 isoform X1 — protein sequence MESISEMESVIEEPLLSKQSSNAKGGFRTLPFIIANEAFERLASLGLMPNMILYLTREYGMQTAGATNFLLLWSAASNFTPFIGAVLADSYVGRYSMIAFGSVASLLGMVLLWLTTLIPLSKPLCNQFTDSCHNSPTTIHLLILHSSFALMSIGAGGIRSSSLAFGVDQLSKSDRDAGIQESYFSCYYAAVSMASLIGLTVVVYIQDYMGWAVGFGIPVILMLIATVSFFLASPFYVMAEVKRNMLSGIAQVLVASYKNRSLQLSHETEDGTYHLEMGSDLLMPTEKLRFLNKACIIRNPLQDLTAEGRARKPWNLCTVDQVEDVKALVKVVPIWSTGIMMGVNMSQGSFLVLEASSMDRHITSNFEIPAGSFMSFMIVSLVLWVIIYDRILVPVASKIRGYPTRMGAKQKIGLGLLTSCAAIASLAIVESIRRKIATEEGYSDEAEAVVKMSALWLLPRQILNGLAEGSTVIGNNEFFLTELPRSMSSLASTLSGLGSSVANLVASFILSVVERASGGGGHESWVSSNINKGHYDYYYSLICALCFLNYIYFLYCSKSYGPCKDRRK from the exons ATGGAAAGCATCTCAGAAATGGAAAGTGTGATAGAAGAACCCCTTCTGAGCAAGCAGAGTTCCAATGCCAAGGGTGGCTTCAGAACCTTACCTTTCATCATAG CAAATGAGGCCTTTGAGAGACTGGCTAGCCTTGGGCTAATGCCTAACATGATATTGTACTTGACAAGAGAGTATGGCATGCAAACTGCAGGAGCCACCAATTTTCTCCTACTATGGTCTGCTGCCTCAAATTTCACCCCATTCATTGGTGCTGTCCTTGCAGACTCCTATGTGGGTCGATATTCCATGATTGCTTTTGGATCTGTAGCAAGCCTACTG GGGATGGTTCTTCTATGGTTAACAACTTTGATTCCTTTGTCAAAGCCACTTTGTAACCAATTTACCGACAGCTGCCATAACTCTCCTACAACAATTCACCTTTTGATCTTGCATTCTTCTTTTGCCCTAATGTCCATTGGAGCTGGAGGCATAAGATCATCCTCCTTGGCCTTTGGTGTTGATCAGTTGAGTAAGAGTGACAGAGATGCAGGAATCCAAGAGAGCTACTTCAGCTGCTACTATGCTGCTGTTTCAATGGCATCATTGATAGGTTTAACTGTTGTTGTTTATATTCAAGATTACATGGGGTGGGCAGTGGGGTTTGGAATTCCCGTTATCCTAATGTTAATAGCAACTGTATCATTTTTCTTAGCTTCTCCATTTTATGTAATGGCGGAGGTTAAAAGGAACATGCTAAGTGGTATAGCACAGGTCCTTGTAGCCTCTTACAAAAATAGATCTCTCCAGTTATCCCATGAAACCGAGGATGGCACATACCACCTAGAGATGGGTTCCGATCTCCTAATGCCAACTGAAAAATTAAG GTTTCTGAACAAAGCATGCATAATTAGAAATCCCTTACAAGATTTAACAGCAGAGGGAAGAGCTAGGAAACCATGGAATCTTTGCACAGTAGACCAAGTGGAAGACGTGAAGGCACTAGTGAAGGTAGTTCCAATATGGTCAACAGGAATCATGATGGGTGTGAACATGAGTCAAGGTTCCTTTCTGGTACTAGAGGCATCCTCCATGGACCGCCACATCACttcaaactttgaaattcctgcAGGCTCCTTTATGTCATTTATGATTGTATCTTTGGTACTCTGGGTTATAATCTATGACCGCATTTTAGTCCCTGTGGCATCAAAGATAAGAGGGTACCCGACAAGAATGGGAGCAAAGCAAAAAATAGGACTTGGTCTTTTAACTAGTTGCGCAGCAATTGCATCCCTTGCAATTGTAGAGAGCATCAGAAGAAAAATTGCTACTGAGGAAGGGTATTCTGATGAAGCAGAAGCTGTGGTGAAAATGTCTGCTTTGTGGCTTTTGCCTCGCCAAATCCTTAATGGATTGGCTGAGGGGTCAACTGTAATAGGAAACAATGAGTTTTTCCTCACTGAGCTACCTCGATCTATGTCTAGTCTTGCTTCCACTCTTAGTGGCCTTGGATCTTCTGTTGCAAATTTGGTAGCAAGTTTCATTCTGAGTGTTGTTGAGAGGGCTAGTGGAGGTGGAGGACATGAGAGTTGGGTTTCAAGCAACATAAACAAGGGTCACTATGACTACTACTATAGTTTAATCTGTGCTTTGTgttttctaaattatatatattttctctaCTGTAGTAAATCTTATGGTCCTTGTAAGGATAGAAGAAAATAG
- the LOC137822267 gene encoding uncharacterized protein produces MIVSWILNTIEPSLRSTVAYAETAHNLWEDIKERFSVVNGPRIQQLRSDLSRCKQEGMVVATYFGKLKVLWDELANSDKIPSCTCGGCKCGIGAQLEKRREEEKVHQLLMGLDDASYGTVRSNILASDPLPSLNRVYAMLWGIKPYDRVTGKFE; encoded by the exons ATGATTGTATCTTGGATTCTAAACACCATTGAACCAAGCTTACGATCCACAGTAGCATATGCTGAGACTGCACATAACTTGTGGGAAGACATTAAAGAAAGATTCTCGGTCGTGAATGGACCTAGAATTCAACAACTAAGGTCGGACTTGTCAAGATGCAAGCAGGAGGGAATGGTGGTGGCAACTTACTTTGGAAAATTGAAGGTCCTTTGGGATGAGCTTGCTAACAGTGACAAAATTCCATCTTGTACGTGTGGTGGATGCAAGTGTGGGATTGGTGCTCAGTTGGAAAAACgaagggaggaggagaaggttcATCAACTCCTTATGGGGTTGGATGACGCAAGCTACGGGACAGTAAGATCAAACATTCTGGCCTCAGATCCATTGCCGTCTCTGAACCGTGTATATGCTAtgttg TGGGGCATCAAACCATATGACCGGGTCACTGGAAAATTTGAGTGA